The Branchiostoma lanceolatum isolate klBraLanc5 chromosome 5, klBraLanc5.hap2, whole genome shotgun sequence region CATTGTGTAACGTCACCATACGAATTCGTAATTCGTTCTATGTTGACGTCACCACAGGTGTGCAATGTGAACTTCCCGCCGGAAGCTCACCATGAGGCGGTCTTCCTGTCCAAGTACGTTCCCGTCGTGCACCGCGAGAAGAACGAGGTTGTTTCTTGAAACCATTTTCAATTCGCAAGGCTGTTCTTTGCTTTTCTGTCGGCTTCATCGTAATTTCACACCGCATCCCCATCACTGATTGGATCCCAAATTTGTTCCCCATTATACTACATAGCTGCAGTTGAAAAACTTGTGACGCTAGActatatatgatcatatatagCTAACGGTCCAGCAGCTAAGCGGAGAAATGTGAAATCTGTAGCATGCACATCTTCTCTTCTTCACGATCACTACCGGCAACCCTGGCTTAAAACGGGCCATTTATATCTTAACATATTAAATCCAGTACTTATGTAATATCTATTTTATATTTTCCACTTAAACAGGAGCAAGCGGAAGAAAAGGACAGGTTCGAGAGAGAAAAGCTGGATTATATATTTTGTCTAGAAAAGAGCGTGGAGCTGAACCCAGATTACGTGTTGATGGTGGAAGATGACGCACTTCCGACTCCCGACATGCTCCACGTCTTACGGCACAAGCTGCAGTACCGACTGAAACTGAGAACACGCCAGGGGGAGCTCGTACACAACAGCGACGACTGGGCGTTTATGAAGTTATACAATATAGAAAGGTGGCAAGGTTACGGAAACGACTTAAGATCCTTTCTAGAACTTACAGGAGTTGGCCTTTTGGGTGGGACCGCTTTCCTTCTTGCATTGCACAGAAAAGGGATGAAGACACAAAAAAGATGTATACTTTTTGCTCTTGGGTTTGTGTATGTGGTATTGCTGTGTTGGACAGTTGGTAGGCAATACTTACTGCAGTTTCGCAGACTCTCCGCACAGTTCTATACCATTACTACTGGTCCCTTCTGTTGTACACCCGCAGTTCTCTACCCAGTAAACATGGCGGCTGAGATAGCTGCATTTCTGCAGAAGGGGACTTGTGAAGAGAGATACCCGCTGGACTTCGCTCTGTCGGATTTTGCCATAGACAAAGGTTTAGCTCGGTATAAGGTGGAACCCAATCTGGTGCTACATGTGGGACTGGTGTCCAGTATCAGAGCCGATATCAGAGACCCCTTGGAATAATTGATAACattatcaccccgaccaatcaaacatctgacaaaacaaactcgccagtgagatggtggaaggtgtccgcgttccaaagatgttttcagattggcaattttggcactttggaagtgattgataGCGAccgtgatttaacgtttagaaaaaatagtttctaatacttttctctaaacgttaaatcgcggtcgctttcaatcacctccaaagtgccaaaattgccaatctgaaaacatctttggaaagctgacaccttccaccatctcactggtgagtttgttttgtcagatgaaGTCGTTAACGCAaattagaaagggatttgtcgggaaatggctgatacgaatctgagtttcaatatgcgattcacgtggtttgattggtcggggtggttATGTTTTGATCGCTTTTCGGCTAAGGAATCCTGTTCATATTGCGATAAAAGTTATGCATTTTGTTTAGGGTTATAACAGatatctataacgttatatatattaaAGCGGCCAAATATGTCAAATATTATCCCGTCCACAAGGGACGATAATTGTTCTTATGACACAAACCTTCGTGAAGTAGTTATGGTGGTTTCGGTTTGACGtggtttgataccctctttaccaCGATTGTCAATATGAAGCCCTTTTCGTCTTTTTAAGCTACATGTAAAAGCTACACATCATATTtatttttgattttcatttctatttgcTTTTGCCATGGTACATCCCTTGGGGGGCTGAGCACAGTCGATGTTTCCCATTAACGACGAGGTTGTAAATTCTCATAATACTAGGAAGAAGCTAAGGTAAGATTAGTATTCATATctaacacattatcttcgccaaataatcagggctaattatggagagtgattaacatttacatgcttatcCCCCCCCGGCAAATTTGaccatacaccataccgtttggaagttatgaggggggggggggagtccagtctagatagggttaaaatcatttggtcgTACAGGACTTTtccgtatttatttatttatttattcatttatttatttctgttttctttgtacagGGTAGGATGCTCTCAGTGCTAACCACACtacttatgcttaggtcacaattgcgccggtgcccgtcggggatgtagccccggccgggctctgatgtttggggggcaccggctgtcgtggtcacaattaaaagtttccttcacgctgccctgcaggggtcccggggtgctccggcgggcactcggtggcatttttgtaaaattttcattgtcagtctccggcaggtacccgtcagttgctctgacggtgtcttgtagcgacccctgtggggtccgacagggtaccgcgtgcttatcacatccaggtggggcagttgtagggacCCTGcggaatgccccgcgaacgacggtcgggcatcaggcaggctcctcgtGGGCACtctcgggggtatataaaactgcactggagctaaataaaaaacacgatatacgaagtttACGCCTTAGTTCTACTCatctgatctgtaacgtcacacacttgacccggtcttaAGAAGTACACACACTTCAAAACAATAGTTAATTCTATACTCTTTGGCGATGGCACCAACATATCCCTTTCCCACAAAACTTTGATTCTCAGATACAACTGGCTAATTAAGATATGTGgaaagtacatggtttgaagcaaatgaGTTCCAAACAAAGTCTACAAAGACAGATTGCCTTATTTtatgaagtaaaaatcaaagttatgatatcattaaggccaaaatgttcctaatagacaaaagaaacagaccaacgttttgggggtaataatagatgaaaaattaaactcaAACGCCCAatctctgctataagtaaaaaTCAATTTGCTGAAAGAATTgaagttattgtgaaaatcgaatacatcatccctcaaaagattttcacaactATATCATATGCAACAGTCTTATATACCGATATTTaacttactgtaacattgtttggggatgcgccTACCATGCAATTCTACATCCTCTTacaactctccaaaagaaattcacaaggatagcaactgcttctgacttttgCTGAGACAAAAAactagatatccacgatatcaataaatatgcaaacaatcacatttttctggcgtttgaaagtgCCATTAAAACCCATTATAGCCCACTGTTgaagtaaggaaaggaaaggaacatgtAGTAGTCAAatgttcagttattatctaactttaATCTATACTTAATTATTTGCttatcattatctatagttATCGTATTCTATGTATAGTTTTGCTAGATTAtttataattcataatcaagtatagaccaggagggcctagtataagcaaggactatataatgtgcttggtataagctatatacgctttttcctcctcccaaacctgtttttatctattgtttatcgtattacgTATTATAAATTTTATTATTGTGcaaattaataaacaaacaaacaaacaaacaagcaaacagacaaataattacttgtcccggtggactgccggcacccgtaggggtacctcgcggtgttctcacgttgaggtcacggcgacgttttgtccgcggggcccgggttgAATTTAAGTCAGAGTTAAATTtgtgtcgggtccccgccgggcccaaaaatggcccggtagccgcagggtgccccacggggccacgtaggggtcacgccaggAAGTGacaaaaacggcccgggaactacccggcagggcccctttttccaattgtgacctaagcattaacaggcgtgccctgcacagaacaacatgaacaaaaagCGCGAGATCAAAATCATATACCGTAAATCAAGTCGATGTGGCAGGCCgggtctggaggtcagaggtcagcagtgaTGCTTTAGTAGCTTTTTGAAAGTTAGGCCCGCGACGTGGACACTCTGACTGTAGCCGGCAAATCATTCCAAGCAAATGCACCCCTGTACGCAAATTTTCTACGGCCGGATTCTAGTCTGACTTTCGGAAGTTGCAATGATAAATTTGAATTATGTCTTGTTGCATAGGTGTGAGatgttttgtcaaatatttgtagATAATCTGGGACTTGTTGGTGAAGGAGGTGCATTTGCCGGCGAGATGCGAGGGAACTCCAAGCTAATGCAGGCAAGTGTGTATTATCCACATGTGCTGTACGTGAAAGACCGAGGACAAGCCGTGCTGCTCGGTTTTGGAGTTTCTGGAGATTATCAGAGAGAGATTTCCCACAGTCGGCCCAAACAGTATCACAGCACTCAATCTTTGGAAGAACCATACAGTTGAACAGCATAGACAGTGTCTTCGGTGGTAAAATGGAAACTAAACGTCTTATCACTCCTATCCTAGATGACACCGCATTGCACAGTTTGTTGATGTGTAAGTTCCATGTTAGACAGGGGTCTAACCAAACACCTAGATAtttaaaacatgaaaccacttcCAAATACGTTCCAGAAAGAGTAAGATTTAGTTGTTCATTACCTAGACGCAGCCTTCTCACAGTGCCAAACAGCATAGCATTTACGGAGATTAAGTGTCAGTCTATTTGCATCCAGCCACCTCTCAATATTGCGGAGATCAGCATTTAAGTCTCTATTTATATCAGTAACAGACTTCGATGCATAGAAAAGTGCCGTGTCATCAGCATAGAGTACTATATGACCATGGGTAATGTAGTTTGACATgtcatttatgtacaatatgaataactagagttccacgacctcatatcttcgccgacttatgttagccttttcgagtgaatgcttatcactcagtatgtaaataaggtcctcgattgcatgaatttcaagtgatccttttctctacacaatacacagcattaaagttaaatcttagaaaagagggccattgtagcatttcctcatatatcatgtaaatgaggccatcatgatttatgtctgataacgtccacatttgattatctcccaaacgccacaagaatgaaatcccatcatttaccactctggaattatagtattttgtcataaattatgcaaattaggtattcgtttgcataattgatatctatcaatattcctctctttctcagttacatgtcacgtgtttgactacaatggaatgcaagggtttgtatactttttcacatcacagatcctgatttgcatgattcttaaacgatcatgtaaatcatcactcaaactatgtacatccctacaaatcatgacgatccgtcatcaccttcttgagttac contains the following coding sequences:
- the LOC136435742 gene encoding post-GPI attachment to proteins factor 4-like isoform X1 — protein: MYYRLAVLYFITYVIVLPLLCSELRYSMYFRYDVTTSRMKHLDRAIEENQERIAVAEEYLRRHGPHDRVFRRLNRLVQKQVQPQLAITVVTVARQPRNGLTEPRYLTQVVTRLAELLEHEGADVVFQVCNVNFPPEAHHEAVFLSKYVPVVHREKNEEQAEEKDRFEREKLDYIFCLEKSVELNPDYVLMVEDDALPTPDMLHVLRHKLQYRLKLRTRQGELVHNSDDWAFMKLYNIERWQGYGNDLRSFLELTGVGLLGGTAFLLALHRKGMKTQKRCILFALGFVYVVLLCWTVGRQYLLQFRRLSAQFYTITTGPFCCTPAVLYPVNMAAEIAAFLQKGTCEERYPLDFALSDFAIDKGLARYKVEPNLVLHVGLVSSIRADIRDPLE